Below is a window of Nicotiana tabacum cultivar K326 chromosome 19, ASM71507v2, whole genome shotgun sequence DNA.
TGCACTGAAAGGACCTTGATTCAAACTATATGTATCTGCACACTGTAAAATGTTTTACTTGCATTTAtctttgtatattgacttataaTCAGATGGACATACATGTAACTAGATGGCCCTttgattttactttattttgtttcttgcttGTATATTGTACTGCCCTGGATGATTACTTTTCGAAGTCTTGTTGTAGCTATTCATCCAGTTATAGTAGGAAGAATGTGAATGATCTAATATTTGCCTGCCTTTTGGGAAAAAAAGTGTATCAGTAATGTTTATTTGAGTAAATGTTAAActcttcaaaaaagaaaaagaaaatgaatgaaCGTTAAAATTCTCTTTGTCCTCTGGAATTTTCACCAGCTGTACAGGATAGAGACCACAAATTCTTGACACAAGCAGTCGAAGAAGCTTACAAGGGTGTAGAATGTGGACATGGAGGCCCTTTTGGTGCTGTCGTTGTTCGCAATGATGAAGTAGTTGTTAGCTGCCACAACATGGTTTTGCAGTATACTGACCCTACAGCTCATGCAGAAGTTACGGCAGTAAGAGAGGTTAGTGTTCCAACTCCATCATATGTTCTGCGATATACAATTCTTGCCAATCCGTGTGAATTCAAAGGATGATCCTTTTGAAATAATATGCTGGAGGCGACATGTTGCTGGTCCAGACTACTGTCATTTTTCCTTTTGGGTTGTGTTCTCACTCCATTCTTCATGTCCAATTGTCTGGTGACTCTGTTTGCTGAAGCTTTCTCTAGTTCCAAGTTCTAGCCGAACTAGTTTATGAGGTAGTCTGGCTTTATACCGTGATTGCCCCTTTTCTGGAACAGTATGGACTTGTAATCCTTGGGCATGTAGGATAAGTTGGCTGCTCGTGCCAATGCTTATCGATCTATTGTGTAATACTGGTACCAGAAGTACTATATGCTCTTTCATTATGCCCAACATCTTTTATTCCTCATCTTATATTGATTAATTCTCTAAAGTGAAGAATCCATTTAAAAGATGTGTGTTCTAGCTGTCACTTCTTCTTCCATTAAGGAATTCTGTTTAGGCTGGTTATGCTGCTGGGATAGCTAGCTTTCCTATCACCGCAACAAAATATTATCTCTTCGTCCCAAATCTGGATAACCCGATTCATCTGTATTTAGAAGAAatggagtccaacaatgaagatAAAGTTAACATTAGTATGGAGAAAACTTCAAAGACCATGTTAATAAGGCAGACACAATGTTGGGATATTCCAAAATAGAATACCTGACAGTTAAGTTGGGACAAAGGGATTATATTGTCCCACGCATAATTTCAATAATGCATGTCCACATTTTGCATTTCCTCAAGTTTTTGTGGCTCTGTTGTCCCTTCTTGATGAGGTAATAGagtctttttgttctttttagaTAAGTAGAACCCTTTTTTCTCGAGGTCTTGCAATTCTTTATATTGAACTTTTCCTTGTGTAGTGATCTTGAACTCAAAAGTGACGGAATCTCCACCCCTTTTGTCAATTCAATCTTCTTCGTTTTCATCGGTACAATCCTTGAATGCTCTGTGAGGTGCATTTAGCTACTAGCACTGCAACAAAATATAGCTTGGGATTTATAGGAATTTAAACTCCAAGCTGAATCTCTTCCATTAAAGAATTTAGCTTGGGATGGATATGCCGCTGGTATAGCTTGGGTTCCCAGCACATTACAAAATATTTCTCGGtttcgagccgtggaatcagcTATTCACTTGCATcagggtaggctgcctacatcacaccttGGGGTGTGGCCCTTCCCTCAGACCCTGCGTAATGCGGGATACTTCGTGCACTGGGCTGCACTTCTTTTATTGGTTTGGACACAAATTTATTCTGTTCAAGTAGAAGTTGAGTGCAAAAGTAAAGACAAAATTAATGTTTTGAAGAATTTGGGTATTATGATGGTACCCTTTTTATTGTACAATACTGGAGGAAGTGTTGAAGAGGATACGGAGGAAGCATCAAAGGCCCTTTTAAGAAAGCAGAACTACTTTTTGGGTTAAACCAATAGACAAATATAAAATGCAGAACGGTTAAGACAGAGGGATCATATTGTATGTCCATCATTTCAATGCTGCATGTCTGCATTTtgcttttcttcaaatttttgtGGGTAAGTTCCCTCTCCTTGATGAATGCTTATTTCTTGTGTTCTTATGATTCTTCATATTGAACTTTTCCTTGATGTGCAGTGCTCTTGAACTCAAAAATGACAGCATCAACACCCTCTTTGTCAAGtcattcttcttcattttccttggtataatccttttttatttttgagaaaggCGGCCTTGTATAAATCATCGACACCAAAAACTGTTGGTAGCCATATTTACAGGCTCAAAAAGAGCAAAAATCATCCTTATTCTTCTCACAAGGATTCCTTTTACAAGGATTCTATCTAGACCTGCTTCATTTACATAGTTTCATTACACCAGAAATGAAATAACAATATACAATTCATTTTTGTCCTCTTGATTGAGTTGCATCTATCTTCAAACCATCTTGCATTTCTTTCCTCCAGAAAATCCACCATATGCAAGCTGGGATTATGCTCCACTATTCCTTTTGTCTAACACTGTCCTTGGTACAATCCTCTTAATGATCTGTAAGGTGTATTGTGGAACTAAATTCTAGCTGGTACTGCTTTATTATCCCTTTTAACTTAAACTGAGACTTTATGTCTTGACTTTGGTTTAGAAAGATAGATTCTTTATAACTAAGAACTGATTATCTTGTAGTTTCTGCTGCATATGTTGGACTATTataagaaaatatgagaattccaaaaaagaagaagcaatAGACCAAGTTCTACTTATATAGTTGGAGAAATGATCAAAGCACATAAGAGAACTAGATCAGTGGGGATATATATTTGAACTGGATGTTGGTTCAGAGAAACCACACCTTAACCCTTGGTGGAAAGGCCCATGGACCTTGTAATGCTACTTTGGCGCAGTACATTACTGGAGGACAAAAATTGCAACTGAGAGAGCAATTGCTTCACCAATAACTGTTGTTAGGCTTTAAGTTGTGCAGGTTACGGCTGCATAGCCATCCAAATATCCCTTTGAGATTGCTGGGACCCCTTGCATCCTTAAAGTGTGACACTTAACACATGCACACTAGGATGTTGCAAGGGGGAGCAGCAATATCGTAGCATGATGTGGCCAAAGTGATTGACTACTTTGGATTGCCCAGCTATCAAAGATATTAAATAAATTCAACCTATTAACAGCGTGTCAATACCAAACAAAGTTGGGGTCAACTATAGTCAAAAATCATTGCGCTCTATCGGGCATAAGAATGAATTCATTGCCACGAGGATTCAACATAATTGGACTATCTCTATGCTGTGGACTTACCGAACCCTTCTCCTTTGTTCAgaactttttttaatttttggattgGAAGGTGGTGGAGGGGATTCTCATAGTGAGGGTTCCCCATATTACTATTCGCCATCATGTTATTGCACGGTAAGCATAGTAGGATGTTGAGGGGTTGAACAGATGTTGGTTGAATACATACCTGGAGtcaaattccccccccccccccaaaccacaATTCTTTTACGGGCGATGTCAATACTTTGTGGCAAAGTTCATGGCCACTAATTATTCTGGACCGCTGTTTCTTAGGTTGATATGCAGGTTTAAAATGGCAGATTGTGGAAAAAAGGTAGTTGGTAGAGAAAATGAATATAATTCTAGTGATAGGATTACTATGAACCCCAAACTTCTCTGACTGTGGCCGTTGGTGTGAGTGCTAGAATTTTTTGCTTTAGCTTCTGCTATATTTGCTTGTTCTCCAGCCAAAAATGTTTACAATGGATTTTCACAATCCAATGTTACGGAGTTGACATGTATTTGAGTTCCCTTACGAATTGGTGTTCAGTTAGAACTGATCATATGCAGCTTTGTGATGTCATTGTCAACTGACATCTCCATTTAGTGAGCAGTGGGACGAATCAACTGACATCTCCATTTAGTGAGCAGTAGGATGATGTGAAAAGGCGTCATCTTATACTTTTGAAGATTCATAGTTTGAAAAATAAGATGCACTTGATGCATCAGATCTCTCTGGTCAAGTAACAAGCACTTATTGAGGTTAAAATAAAGTTAGTTGACTAGTTATGAGATACCTGTCTGAACTATGAAGCAGCTTTGTGATGCCATGGTCTATATGAAAATGGATTATGCTAGACAAAGAAGGGGTGGTTAGGCGTTAGTTGTCATGTGATACATACAGAATTCtcctttgtttttctgttttatGGAACTAATATTTGTGTTAAGTATTTTTCTCGCCCCTGATCTTTTGCTCATCACTTTTGACACATCTTCAGGCATGTAAAAAACTCAATCGATTTGAGCTCTCAGATTGTGAGATATATGCTTCTTGTGAGCCCTGTCCGATGTGCTTTGGTGCTATCCATCTATCACGTATTAAGGTGTATACTTGTGCCTTAGACTCTttcccattatgttattcttttGAACTGAACATGCTCCTCCTTTTCGTTTTGACAATGCTGATGCTTCTACCTATATCCTTTGCACAGAGGTTGGTATATGGAGCCAAAGCTGAAGCTGCAATTGCTATTGGGTTTGATGATTTCATTGCGGATGCTCTTAGAGGTACTGGATTTTATCAGAAGGCTCAGTTAGAGATCAAGAAGGCTGATGGTAAGGGAGCCCTTATAGCGGAGCAAGTATTCGAGAAGACCAAAGAAAAGTTTACCATCTATTGAGAGAGGACGTAAAACGTAAGGGAAGAAGACTACAGTCATCTGATTTCATTACTGATCCTGATGTTGATAAACTAATTATGCTTTCTCTGAATAATATTTCTAAGACGCTCATTTTCTCAAATTGTATGTATCTGTTGAACTTAACATGTGGATACCAGTCAGCTCGACAAGcctctttctttttcccttttctgtGCTGGTGCTATCTCATTAAACTGAGTAAGTCTTGATATGATGGAGTTCATATGGGCAAAGTCTCTTCTGGGTAGTGTAAAACCTATAACGATTTAAGTACTAATTTTGAAGTGGGAACAGAGATGACAACCAATAATACAATGACTCCGCTCCATAATCACATAATGGTGATGGATGTAAAGCTAGAAAGCACTTGATCACAACCTAGGATAAAACACAGGGATCTGGAAGTTATAGCTTGTTCAAGCATCGGGAATAAATATTTCAATGAGTGTTGTCAAAAGTGAAAAGCTCTAAAAAGCGCTCCAGGTCAATTGGGGCTTTAAGCACAAAGCGCAATCTAGATAAAAAAAGGCGCAatggaagaaaaaaataaaaatatgtatgtaGTTTAAGATAAAACTAACAAATCCATTCATACTGTTTTCCTTTTAACAACTAATACACCTATTTGCCGATTATATATGTAGTCTAGCATTGCTCCATTCAAGATAGAACTCATGGGCAATAAGGGGCATGTCTTGGTGCCTTGCCTACACTGAAGCGCAACTTAAGTGAGGCGAAGCCCTCCTTGAGCTTTTCTGAGCTTTAGGGCTTAAACGCGCCTTAAATaagcctttgacaacactgattTAAATATGTTTATGCAAACCATAAATAACTATTTACACCAAACCAATAATACATGGCTTGTAACTTTGTGGCAATCATGGCAATAAATTCTGCAGAATTGAATCGGCTACTAGCTACACAGGTCCCTTGTCACAACTGAACTTAAAAGTTCTCAAACGAAGACATAAAGTTCGCTCTACTTTCTTTGAAAGTCAAAAAACAGAAAAAGGCACCTTGGTTCTTGTAAAGGCAGTGCGAATACAGACAATAGGAAAATGTAGAGAAGCAGCAGCGCAGCATTTCAATCAGAGAGATCAAGAACTGACACTAACTGAACTATCAAATTCATTtctatatacaaaatagacagcATCTATTGTTGCAACAGTCTTCAAACAAGCAGAGCATATAACAGGACTGTCAACAATTAGAACTCATTATTCAACCCCCAAAAAGTTAAATACCTAAAGAGCGGCTTCACAATGTATCCAATGCTACAAC
It encodes the following:
- the LOC107824831 gene encoding guanosine deaminase-like gives rise to the protein MEEANVVEAKDGTISVASAFAGHQEAVQDRDHKFLTQAVEEAYKGVECGHGGPFGAVVVRNDEVVVSCHNMVLQYTDPTAHAEVTAVREACKKLNRFELSDCEIYASCEPCPMCFGAIHLSRIKRLVYGAKAEAAIAIGFDDFIADALRGTGFYQKAQLEIKKADGKGALIAEQVFEKTKEKFTIY